One region of Alcanivorax sediminis genomic DNA includes:
- the cyoA gene encoding ubiquinol oxidase subunit II produces the protein MQIANFLRGVVLTLLAAALLTGCDTVVMSPSGDIAMQQRDLLVWATILMLLVIVPVIVLTLWFAWRYRETNEDATYAPEWTHSTVLELVIWSVPLLIIIALGAMTWVGTHKLDPYRPLDRIDAQTPVPADLEPLTVEVVALDWKWLFIYPEQGIATVNELAAPVDHPIRFKITASTMMNSFFIPALAGQIYAMAGMETKLHGVINEPGVYKGFSANYSGAGYSHMKFDFHGLSEADFEAWVAKVKASELNLDRDTYLELEVPSAKVPVTLYSDVDPTLYHGILNRCVAPGTVCMEDMMYHPGQGGHAGHGTHQADGADAHGGQHEGGHHE, from the coding sequence ATGCAAATAGCCAACTTTTTGCGTGGGGTGGTGTTGACCCTGCTGGCAGCCGCACTGCTAACCGGCTGCGACACGGTGGTAATGTCCCCGTCCGGAGACATTGCCATGCAACAGCGTGACCTGCTTGTCTGGGCCACGATCCTGATGTTGCTGGTGATTGTGCCGGTGATCGTGCTGACCCTGTGGTTCGCCTGGCGCTACCGCGAGACCAACGAGGACGCCACCTACGCGCCGGAGTGGACCCACTCCACCGTGCTGGAACTGGTGATCTGGTCGGTGCCGCTGTTGATCATCATCGCGCTGGGCGCCATGACCTGGGTGGGTACCCACAAGCTGGATCCCTACCGTCCGCTGGACCGCATCGATGCCCAGACCCCGGTACCCGCTGATCTGGAGCCGCTCACCGTGGAAGTGGTGGCGCTGGACTGGAAATGGCTGTTCATCTATCCGGAGCAGGGTATCGCCACCGTGAATGAGCTGGCGGCGCCGGTGGATCATCCGATCCGCTTCAAGATCACGGCTTCCACCATGATGAACTCGTTCTTCATCCCCGCGCTGGCCGGGCAGATCTATGCCATGGCGGGCATGGAAACCAAGCTGCATGGCGTGATCAACGAGCCGGGCGTGTACAAGGGCTTCTCCGCTAACTACAGCGGGGCGGGCTATTCCCATATGAAGTTCGACTTCCACGGCCTGTCCGAGGCGGACTTTGAGGCCTGGGTGGCCAAGGTGAAAGCCAGCGAGCTCAACCTGGACCGCGACACCTATCTCGAGCTGGAAGTGCCCAGTGCCAAGGTGCCGGTCACGCTGTATTCCGACGTGGACCCGACCCTGTATCACGGCATCCTCAATCGCTGTGTGGCGCCGGGCACCGTCTGCATGGAAGACATGATGTATCACCCGGGACAGGGTGGTCACGCCGGTCATGGCACCCATCAGGCTGACGGAGCAGACGCTCACGGCGGCCAGCATGAAGGTGGCCATCATGAATAA
- the cyoB gene encoding cytochrome o ubiquinol oxidase subunit I, whose protein sequence is MFENLDLTKLIFGRLTWEAIPLHDPIILGTFAVVAIGGVAMLTAITRYKLWGYLWNEWFTTIDHKKIGIMYIILGLVMLLRGFADAIMMRLQQALAFGDSAGYLPPDHYDQIFTAHGVIMIFFVAMPLVTGIMNYLIPLQIGTRDVAFPFLNNFSFWMTTGGAVLMMMSLFVGEFAKTGWLAYPPLSGILQSPGVGVDYYIWSLQIAGVGTLLSGVNLLVTIVKMRAPGMSLMKMPVFTWTSLCTNVLIVAAFPVLTAVLAMLSMDRYLDTAFFTNDLGGNAMMYVNLIWIWGHPEVYILILPVFGIFSEIVATYSRKPLFGYTSMVYATVVITVLSYLVWLHHFFTMGSGASVNSFFGITTMIISIPTGAKIFNWLFTMFRGRIKFDVPMLWTVGFMVTFVIGGMTGVLLAVPPVDFVLHNSLFLIAHFHNVIIGGVLFGLFAGITYWFPKATGFKLDEFWGKISFWFWLIGFYFAFMPLYVLGLMGVTRRVSHFEDQSLQIWFQIAAFGAVLIAVGIAAFLIQLVVSFKRREALKDETGDPWDGRTLEWSTSSPPPPYNFAFTPRVHDLDAWWQMKQHGFQRPESGFIPIHMPKGTWAGIVLSGISVVVGFALIWHMWLLAGVSFVALIATAIYHTFDYDRDYYIPAEEVERIEAERTRVLANV, encoded by the coding sequence ATGTTTGAAAACCTGGACCTGACCAAGCTGATCTTCGGACGCCTCACCTGGGAGGCGATCCCTCTCCACGACCCGATCATTCTCGGTACCTTTGCCGTGGTGGCCATCGGTGGCGTTGCCATGCTGACGGCCATTACCCGCTACAAACTGTGGGGTTACCTGTGGAACGAGTGGTTCACCACCATCGACCACAAGAAGATCGGCATCATGTACATCATTCTCGGCCTGGTGATGCTGCTGCGCGGCTTTGCCGATGCCATCATGATGCGTCTGCAGCAGGCGCTGGCCTTCGGGGATTCCGCGGGCTATCTGCCGCCGGATCACTACGACCAGATCTTCACCGCCCACGGTGTGATCATGATATTCTTCGTGGCCATGCCGCTGGTCACCGGGATCATGAACTACCTGATCCCGTTGCAGATCGGTACTCGCGATGTGGCGTTCCCGTTCCTGAACAACTTCAGCTTCTGGATGACCACTGGTGGTGCTGTCCTGATGATGATGTCCCTGTTCGTGGGTGAATTCGCCAAGACGGGCTGGCTGGCCTACCCGCCATTGTCAGGGATATTGCAAAGCCCGGGCGTGGGGGTCGACTACTACATCTGGTCGTTGCAGATTGCCGGTGTGGGTACCCTGCTGTCGGGCGTGAACCTGCTGGTGACCATCGTGAAGATGCGTGCCCCGGGCATGAGCCTGATGAAGATGCCGGTGTTCACCTGGACCTCCCTGTGCACCAACGTACTGATCGTGGCCGCCTTCCCGGTGCTGACTGCGGTACTGGCCATGCTGTCCATGGACCGTTATCTGGATACCGCCTTCTTCACCAATGATCTGGGCGGCAACGCCATGATGTACGTGAACCTGATCTGGATCTGGGGTCACCCGGAGGTGTACATCCTGATCCTGCCGGTGTTCGGTATCTTCTCCGAGATCGTGGCCACTTACAGCCGCAAGCCGCTGTTCGGTTACACCTCCATGGTCTATGCCACCGTGGTGATTACCGTGCTGTCCTACCTGGTATGGCTGCACCACTTCTTCACCATGGGCTCGGGGGCCAGCGTGAACTCGTTCTTCGGGATCACCACCATGATCATCTCGATCCCGACAGGCGCGAAGATCTTCAACTGGCTGTTCACCATGTTCCGTGGTCGCATCAAGTTCGATGTGCCGATGCTGTGGACCGTGGGCTTCATGGTCACCTTTGTGATCGGCGGCATGACCGGCGTGTTGCTGGCGGTACCGCCGGTGGACTTCGTGCTGCACAACAGCCTGTTCCTGATTGCGCATTTCCATAACGTGATCATCGGCGGTGTACTGTTCGGTCTGTTCGCGGGTATCACCTACTGGTTCCCGAAGGCCACTGGATTCAAGCTGGACGAGTTCTGGGGCAAGATCTCCTTCTGGTTCTGGCTGATCGGCTTCTACTTTGCCTTCATGCCGCTGTACGTGCTGGGCCTGATGGGCGTGACCCGTCGTGTCAGCCACTTCGAGGATCAGTCCCTGCAGATCTGGTTCCAGATTGCTGCCTTCGGTGCGGTGCTGATCGCCGTAGGTATTGCGGCCTTCCTGATCCAGCTGGTGGTGAGCTTCAAGCGTCGTGAGGCGCTCAAGGATGAAACCGGTGATCCGTGGGATGGCCGTACCCTGGAGTGGTCCACCTCTTCACCGCCGCCGCCGTACAACTTTGCCTTTACGCCTCGCGTGCACGATCTGGACGCCTGGTGGCAGATGAAGCAGCACGGTTTCCAGCGCCCTGAGTCCGGCTTTATCCCGATTCACATGCCCAAAGGCACCTGGGCGGGCATCGTGCTCTCCGGTATCAGTGTGGTGGTGGGTTTTGCCCTGATCTGGCACATGTGGCTGCTGGCCGGTGTGTCCTTCGTGGCCCTGATTGCGACAGCGATCTACCACACCTTCGATTACGACCGTGACTACTACATCCCGGCGGAAGAAGTAGAGCGGATTGAAGCGGAACGTACACGGGTGCTTGCCAATGTCTGA
- the cyoC gene encoding cytochrome o ubiquinol oxidase subunit III encodes MSDNTMTANAQKAPLEFLVKGDHHPQNGTLLGFWIYLMSDCLIFACLFATYGVLGRSYAGGPTGMELFDLPLVAMNTSLLLVSSITYGFAMLQMQANRVKGTMFWLAITGLLGAGFLGLELYEFHHLIHVGAGPQTSGFWTAFFALVGTHGLHVFFGIVWLVTLLFQLKKRGLIPENKRRVFCLSMFWHFLDVVWIGVFTYVYLMGVLP; translated from the coding sequence ATGTCTGATAACACCATGACTGCCAACGCGCAGAAGGCCCCGCTGGAATTTCTCGTGAAGGGGGATCACCACCCCCAGAACGGCACCCTGCTGGGCTTCTGGATTTACCTGATGAGCGACTGTTTGATCTTCGCTTGTCTGTTCGCCACTTACGGTGTGCTTGGCCGCAGTTATGCGGGCGGGCCCACCGGCATGGAGTTGTTCGATCTGCCTCTGGTGGCCATGAACACCTCCCTGCTGCTGGTGTCGTCCATCACTTACGGTTTCGCCATGCTGCAAATGCAGGCCAACCGGGTGAAGGGCACCATGTTCTGGCTGGCTATCACCGGCCTGCTGGGCGCCGGCTTCCTGGGCCTGGAACTGTATGAGTTCCATCACCTGATTCACGTGGGCGCTGGCCCGCAAACCAGTGGCTTCTGGACCGCCTTCTTTGCGCTGGTGGGCACCCACGGTCTGCACGTGTTCTTCGGCATCGTGTGGCTGGTGACCCTGCTGTTCCAGCTGAAGAAGCGTGGCCTGATTCCGGAAAACAAGCGTCGCGTCTTCTGTTTGTCCATGTTCTGGCATTTCCTGGACGTGGTTTGGATCGGCGTGTTCACCTACGTTTACCTGATGGGAGTGCTGCCATGA
- the cyoD gene encoding cytochrome o ubiquinol oxidase subunit IV, translating into MSEHTHDHDHHEVEGPHVTLKEYVTGFVLAVILTVIPFWVVMGDVFDSSTTTAMVILAFALVQIVVHMVYFLHMNFHSEGGWNMLALIFTLILVFITLAGSLWVMYNLNVNMMPGMIN; encoded by the coding sequence ATGAGTGAGCATACACACGATCATGACCACCACGAGGTGGAAGGTCCCCACGTTACCCTGAAGGAATATGTCACCGGCTTCGTGCTGGCGGTGATCCTCACCGTGATTCCGTTCTGGGTGGTGATGGGCGATGTGTTTGACAGCTCCACCACCACCGCCATGGTGATCCTGGCGTTTGCGCTGGTGCAGATTGTGGTGCACATGGTGTATTTCCTGCACATGAACTTCCATTCGGAAGGCGGCTGGAACATGTTGGCGCTGATCTTCACATTGATCCTGGTGTTCATCACCCTCGCAGGTTCCCTGTGGGTGATGTACAACCTGAACGTGAACATGATGCCGGGGATGATCAACTAG
- a CDS encoding SURF1 family protein, whose protein sequence is MARRRFLSFLFLLLAAVAFAGFMALGIWQVKRLAWKEDLIARVEARVHAEAVAIPANWPAVREDSHEYQHVTVSGEYRPEAVSLVAAATEEGQGYWVMAPLQQADGRWVYINQGFVPQAERKAAEAGTFTPEGAVTVTGLLRMSHPGGGVLRDNVPAENRWYSRDVQAMAARQGIAPVAPFFVDAARTREALPVGGLTVIQFRNNHLVYAITWFALALGMVLASVLVLRHR, encoded by the coding sequence ATGGCTCGTCGGCGTTTTCTCTCTTTCCTGTTTCTGTTGCTGGCGGCCGTGGCGTTTGCCGGCTTTATGGCGCTGGGCATCTGGCAGGTGAAGCGGCTGGCCTGGAAGGAAGATCTGATTGCCCGGGTGGAGGCGCGAGTGCATGCCGAGGCTGTGGCGATACCGGCGAATTGGCCCGCGGTGAGGGAAGACAGCCACGAATACCAGCACGTTACAGTGAGCGGCGAGTATCGCCCGGAGGCCGTGTCACTGGTGGCGGCGGCCACGGAAGAGGGGCAGGGCTACTGGGTGATGGCGCCGTTGCAGCAGGCCGATGGCCGCTGGGTGTATATCAATCAGGGCTTTGTGCCGCAGGCCGAGCGCAAGGCTGCCGAGGCCGGGACATTCACGCCGGAGGGGGCGGTGACGGTGACGGGGCTGTTGCGCATGAGTCACCCCGGTGGTGGCGTGTTACGTGACAATGTGCCTGCCGAAAACCGCTGGTACTCCCGGGATGTGCAGGCCATGGCGGCCCGGCAGGGCATTGCGCCCGTGGCGCCCTTTTTTGTGGATGCGGCTCGAACCAGGGAGGCCCTGCCGGTGGGCGGGCTCACCGTTATCCAGTTCCGTAACAACCATCTGGTGTATGCCATTACCTGGTTCGCTCTCGCGCTGGGTATGGTGCTGGCCAGCGTTCTGGTGCTGCGGCATCGCTGA
- a CDS encoding ATP-binding protein — MSTTDSANRHPLSALRSMLGSGNDDATGRKNLQLLIQLRWLAMFGQFATILVVRFGLDVPLPVSNMLVVLFGLLLFNALSVLRLRVRRPIGNTELFCSLLVDVGTLTILLFLSGGATNPFVFLFLLQVILGAVLLEAWSTWVILIVTTLCFGWLAWYGHPLPMPLDHSKGLFSLYIEGMLICFVLNGGLLVIFINRINRNKRQRDERLAELRQRAVEEEHIVRMGLLASGAAHELGTPLATLSVILGDWKHMEPFRNDSDMAQEIAEMQTQVLRCKSIVSGILLSAGETRGEASEETTVREFLDELVDEWRDTRPVKDFIYMNDFGTDLRIVSDDALKQSIHNVLDNALEASPNWVRLDVHREDETLLISVTDRGPGFPEEMLDSIGRPYQSTKGRPGSGLGLFLVMNVLRTLGGNLRARNLVQGGALVTLSLPLNTVTLEEEG; from the coding sequence ATGAGTACAACCGATTCCGCCAACCGGCATCCGCTATCTGCCCTGCGCAGCATGCTGGGTAGTGGCAATGATGATGCGACGGGCCGCAAGAACCTGCAGCTGCTGATTCAGCTGCGCTGGCTGGCCATGTTTGGCCAGTTCGCCACCATTCTGGTGGTGCGCTTCGGGCTGGATGTGCCGCTGCCGGTGTCGAACATGCTGGTCGTGCTGTTCGGTCTGTTGCTGTTTAACGCCCTCAGCGTACTGCGCCTTCGCGTTCGCCGTCCGATTGGCAATACCGAACTGTTTTGCTCGTTGCTGGTGGACGTGGGCACTCTGACCATCCTGTTGTTTCTCAGCGGCGGGGCCACCAATCCCTTCGTGTTTTTGTTCCTGCTGCAGGTCATTCTCGGCGCGGTGCTGCTGGAGGCCTGGTCTACCTGGGTGATCCTGATTGTGACCACGCTGTGTTTCGGCTGGCTGGCCTGGTACGGGCATCCTTTGCCGATGCCACTGGATCATTCCAAGGGGCTGTTCAGTCTGTACATCGAAGGCATGCTGATCTGTTTTGTGCTGAACGGCGGCCTGTTGGTGATCTTCATCAATCGCATTAATCGCAACAAGCGCCAGCGCGATGAGCGTCTGGCAGAGCTGCGTCAGCGTGCGGTGGAGGAGGAGCACATTGTGCGCATGGGTCTGCTGGCCTCGGGAGCGGCCCATGAGCTGGGTACGCCGTTGGCCACCCTGTCGGTGATTCTGGGTGATTGGAAGCACATGGAACCGTTCAGGAATGATTCGGACATGGCCCAGGAAATCGCCGAAATGCAGACCCAGGTGCTGCGTTGCAAGTCCATCGTGAGCGGAATTCTGCTGTCTGCCGGGGAAACCCGTGGCGAGGCCTCTGAAGAAACCACGGTGCGTGAGTTCCTGGACGAGCTGGTGGACGAATGGCGCGATACCCGGCCGGTGAAGGATTTCATTTACATGAATGATTTCGGTACGGATCTGCGCATTGTGTCTGATGACGCACTCAAGCAAAGCATTCACAACGTGCTGGATAACGCGCTGGAGGCGTCGCCGAACTGGGTGCGGCTGGATGTGCACCGCGAAGACGAAACACTGCTGATTTCGGTGACAGACCGGGGGCCAGGGTTCCCGGAAGAAATGCTCGACAGCATTGGCCGGCCGTATCAGTCCACCAAGGGGCGTCCGGGCAGTGGCCTTGGGCTGTTCCTGGTGATGAATGTCTTGCGCACCCTGGGCGGCAATCTGCGCGCGCGCAATCTGGTTCAGGGTGGTGCGCTGGTGACCTTGTCGCTGCCCCTGAACACGGTCACGCTGGAAGAGGAGGGCTGA
- a CDS encoding response regulator transcription factor, whose protein sequence is MSDAIENEERLLLIVEDDEAFARTLGRSFERRGYTVVTADSHEAMETVLQTHNPGYAVVDLKIKGEASGLACVQTLHKHNAQTLIVVLTGYASIATAVEAVKLGACHYLAKPSNTDDIEDAFQRAEGTTEVALTARSSDLKTLEWERIHETLAETGFNISETARRLGMHRRTLARKLEKQRVK, encoded by the coding sequence ATGTCTGATGCCATCGAGAATGAAGAGCGCCTGTTGTTGATAGTTGAAGATGACGAAGCGTTTGCCCGTACCCTGGGTCGCTCCTTTGAGCGTCGCGGCTATACCGTGGTGACGGCGGACAGCCATGAGGCGATGGAAACCGTGCTCCAAACCCATAACCCGGGTTACGCCGTGGTGGACCTGAAGATCAAGGGCGAAGCCTCCGGGCTGGCCTGTGTGCAGACGCTGCACAAGCACAATGCACAGACACTGATTGTGGTCCTGACCGGCTATGCCAGCATCGCCACGGCGGTGGAAGCGGTGAAGCTGGGGGCTTGCCACTATCTCGCCAAGCCTTCCAATACCGATGACATTGAAGATGCCTTCCAGCGTGCCGAAGGCACCACCGAGGTGGCCCTGACGGCACGCTCTTCGGATCTGAAAACGCTGGAGTGGGAGCGCATTCACGAGACCCTGGCCGAGACCGGCTTCAACATTTCCGAAACCGCTCGCCGCCTGGGCATGCACCGCCGCACCCTGGCCCGCAAGCTGGAAAAACAGCGGGTGAAGTAA
- a CDS encoding VOC family protein, translated as MSDLSINPYLNFSGNCREAFDLYARILEAPVAFLITMGESPMADQVPKAMHDRICHICLKRDGLTLMGSDCPPDQYETPQGTIINIGVETAEKAEAVFAQLSEGGKVTMPLEETFWATRFGMCVDRFGVPWMVNCDKPMP; from the coding sequence ATGTCTGATCTGTCGATCAACCCCTACCTGAATTTTTCCGGGAACTGTCGTGAAGCCTTCGACCTCTATGCCCGCATACTGGAAGCGCCGGTGGCATTTCTGATTACCATGGGGGAATCCCCGATGGCGGATCAGGTGCCCAAAGCGATGCATGATCGTATCTGCCATATCTGTCTCAAGCGCGATGGGCTAACGCTGATGGGGTCTGATTGTCCGCCGGATCAGTATGAAACCCCGCAGGGGACCATTATCAATATCGGGGTGGAAACCGCGGAGAAGGCCGAAGCCGTGTTTGCCCAGTTGAGTGAAGGAGGCAAGGTCACCATGCCGCTGGAAGAGACCTTTTGGGCAACGCGGTTCGGAATGTGCGTCGACCGGTTTGGCGTACCTTGGATGGTGAACTGCGACAAGCCCATGCCGTAA
- a CDS encoding DUF3301 domain-containing protein, translating to MNLQLGDIFLVTAVIIIAALFWRSHGIRERALGYTRKYCEREEVEFLDDTVGMDKLALQRDGNGKLRITRIYRFEFTVTGGERYQGHTIVMGGVVQRVDLPPHRYTPPPERLH from the coding sequence GTGAACCTGCAACTCGGCGATATCTTTCTGGTCACCGCCGTGATCATCATCGCGGCCCTGTTCTGGCGCTCCCACGGCATCCGCGAACGGGCGCTGGGCTACACACGCAAATACTGTGAGCGGGAAGAAGTGGAATTTCTCGATGACACGGTAGGCATGGACAAGCTGGCTCTGCAACGGGACGGCAACGGCAAGCTGCGCATCACCCGCATCTACCGGTTTGAATTCACCGTCACTGGCGGCGAGCGCTACCAGGGGCACACCATCGTCATGGGCGGCGTTGTGCAACGGGTAGACCTGCCTCCCCACCGCTACACCCCTCCCCCGGAACGCCTGCACTAA
- a CDS encoding DUF1415 domain-containing protein, which translates to MNDVEKTRYINQTRQWLEQVVIGLNLCPFARKPFQKGQVRFAVSDSRNVETLLQDLYDELETLATTPASTIDTTLLIIPDQLEDFYDYNDVLDLADALLEQQDWVGTFQIASFHPAYQFADTEADDPSNYTNRAPFPILHLLREDSLEQGLASYPDPEAIPERNMDTLDNLTEEQWVSLFGSLPGASR; encoded by the coding sequence ATGAACGACGTGGAAAAAACCCGCTACATCAATCAGACCCGCCAGTGGCTGGAACAAGTGGTGATTGGCCTGAATCTGTGCCCCTTCGCCCGCAAGCCGTTCCAGAAAGGGCAGGTACGCTTCGCGGTCAGTGACAGCCGCAATGTGGAAACCCTGCTGCAGGACCTTTACGACGAACTGGAAACATTGGCCACCACCCCCGCCAGCACCATCGATACCACCTTGCTGATCATCCCCGATCAACTGGAAGACTTTTACGACTACAATGACGTGCTGGATCTCGCCGATGCGCTGCTGGAACAGCAGGACTGGGTTGGCACCTTCCAGATCGCCAGCTTTCATCCGGCCTACCAGTTTGCCGACACGGAAGCAGATGACCCAAGCAACTACACCAACCGCGCGCCCTTCCCGATTCTGCACCTGCTGCGTGAGGACAGCCTGGAACAGGGCCTCGCCAGTTATCCGGACCCGGAAGCCATTCCCGAGCGCAACATGGACACACTGGACAACCTCACCGAGGAGCAGTGGGTCAGCCTGTTCGGCAGCCTGCCGGGAGCCTCACGGTGA
- a CDS encoding MOSC domain-containing protein, whose amino-acid sequence MNIVALYTADESRGPMTGHEAVQLRAGCGIVGDRHCKRNTKPEEQLTLIEHEAVDAFNEEFGQEVQPHQLRRNIVTKGVDLNALEGREFMVGPVRVRGIERCEPCSVVGKLLAGELTPTRIIQSFMGRGGLRCEILSTGVVRVGDDIDILD is encoded by the coding sequence ATGAATATTGTCGCCCTCTACACCGCTGACGAGTCACGCGGGCCCATGACCGGCCATGAAGCCGTTCAATTACGGGCTGGCTGCGGCATTGTTGGCGATCGTCACTGCAAGCGGAACACCAAACCCGAAGAACAGCTGACCCTGATCGAGCACGAAGCTGTGGACGCTTTCAACGAGGAGTTTGGTCAGGAAGTCCAGCCACACCAGCTGCGCCGCAACATCGTTACCAAAGGCGTGGACCTGAATGCCCTGGAAGGCCGCGAGTTCATGGTCGGCCCGGTGCGGGTGCGCGGTATTGAACGGTGCGAGCCTTGCTCGGTAGTAGGTAAACTGCTGGCCGGCGAGCTCACCCCCACCCGCATCATTCAGTCCTTCATGGGCCGTGGTGGGCTGCGCTGCGAGATCCTGTCCACCGGGGTCGTCCGAGTGGGCGACGATATCGACATACTGGACTAA
- the trpE gene encoding anthranilate synthase component I — MSPQELERYAEQGYTRVPFVREVLADLDTPLTAYRKLAQGPYSYLFESVQGGERWGRYSILGLPASEVIRITGQTVSVSNAEGETRQDVDDPIRWIEDYRQQYQSPELPGLPRFNGGLVGYFGYDSVRYFEPRLGPAPGKDVLGVPDILLMRSEEVVVFDNLRGALYLIVHGDPRAEGAAAQAEARLEALEQQLRAPLPEPEHVVYGDPVDESDFQSEFPEDLFKAGVEKVREYILAGDVMQVVPAQRMSCPFKAPAMDLYRALRYLNPSPYMFYLDLDDFHIAGSSPEILARAEQGKVTVRPIAGTRKRGATVEEDNALEADLLADPKEIAEHLMLIDLGRNDVGRVAKPGKVSLTDKMVVERYSHVMHIVSNVEGELKDGQGPLDVLSATFPAGTLSGAPKIRAMEIIDELEPTKRGIYGGAVGYIGFNGDMDTAIAIRTAVVKDERLYVQAGAGIVADSVPQSEWDETMNKARAVFRAVNLALGGLNLADGGQR; from the coding sequence ATGTCACCACAAGAACTGGAACGTTACGCCGAGCAGGGCTATACCCGGGTCCCTTTTGTCCGCGAAGTGCTGGCGGACCTGGATACCCCCTTGACGGCATACCGCAAGCTGGCCCAGGGGCCCTACAGCTATCTGTTTGAATCCGTACAGGGCGGGGAGCGCTGGGGTCGTTACTCCATTCTTGGCCTGCCTGCGTCGGAGGTCATTCGCATCACCGGGCAGACCGTCTCGGTCAGCAATGCCGAGGGGGAAACCCGTCAGGATGTGGACGACCCGATCCGCTGGATTGAGGACTACCGTCAGCAATATCAGTCTCCGGAACTGCCTGGCCTGCCCCGTTTCAACGGCGGTCTGGTGGGTTATTTCGGTTATGACAGCGTGCGCTATTTCGAGCCCCGTCTGGGGCCCGCTCCGGGCAAGGATGTGCTCGGGGTGCCGGACATCCTGCTGATGCGTTCCGAAGAGGTGGTGGTGTTCGATAACCTGCGTGGCGCCCTCTATCTGATTGTGCATGGGGACCCCAGAGCAGAAGGGGCGGCGGCCCAGGCGGAGGCACGTCTGGAAGCTCTGGAGCAGCAGCTGCGTGCGCCGCTGCCCGAGCCAGAACATGTGGTGTACGGCGACCCGGTGGACGAGAGCGATTTCCAGAGTGAGTTCCCGGAAGACCTGTTCAAGGCGGGTGTCGAGAAGGTGCGCGAGTACATTCTGGCCGGCGACGTGATGCAGGTGGTGCCGGCCCAGCGCATGAGTTGTCCGTTCAAGGCGCCGGCCATGGATCTGTACCGGGCCCTGCGTTACCTGAATCCGTCACCGTACATGTTCTATCTGGATCTGGACGATTTCCACATCGCCGGGTCCTCGCCGGAGATTCTCGCTCGGGCGGAGCAGGGCAAAGTGACGGTGCGCCCCATTGCCGGTACCCGCAAGCGCGGTGCCACGGTGGAAGAGGACAACGCCCTGGAAGCCGACCTGCTGGCCGACCCCAAGGAGATCGCCGAGCATCTGATGCTGATTGATCTGGGTCGCAATGACGTGGGCAGGGTGGCCAAGCCTGGCAAGGTGAGCCTCACCGACAAGATGGTGGTGGAGCGTTACTCCCACGTGATGCATATCGTGTCCAATGTGGAAGGCGAGCTGAAGGACGGCCAGGGCCCGCTGGATGTGCTCAGTGCTACCTTCCCGGCCGGTACCCTGAGTGGCGCGCCAAAGATTCGCGCCATGGAAATCATTGATGAACTGGAGCCCACCAAGCGCGGTATCTACGGTGGCGCAGTGGGATACATCGGGTTTAACGGAGACATGGACACGGCTATCGCCATCCGCACTGCGGTGGTGAAGGACGAGCGACTGTACGTGCAGGCCGGTGCCGGCATTGTGGCCGACTCGGTGCCCCAGTCGGAGTGGGACGAGACCATGAACAAGGCCCGGGCGGTATTCCGGGCGGTGAATCTGGCTTTGGGTGGTCTCAACCTGGCAGACGGAGGGCAGCGGTAA
- a CDS encoding anthranilate synthase component II — protein MRVLMIDNYDSFTYNLVQYLQELGAEVLVHRNDQITLEEIEALNPDRLMVSPGPCTPNEAGISIAAITHFAGKLPILGVCLGHQSIGQAFGGKVVRARQVMHGKTSPIYHSGVGIFRDLPSPYTATRYHSLVVEKDSLPDCLEITAWTQHDDGSMDEIMGMRHKTLPIEGVQYHPESILSEHGHALLDNFLKGEQGA, from the coding sequence ATGCGTGTCTTGATGATCGACAACTACGACAGTTTTACCTACAACCTGGTCCAGTATCTGCAGGAGCTGGGCGCCGAGGTGCTGGTGCATCGCAATGACCAGATTACCCTTGAAGAAATCGAAGCCCTTAACCCGGATCGACTGATGGTTTCTCCGGGGCCCTGTACGCCCAATGAGGCCGGCATTTCCATCGCGGCTATCACGCATTTTGCCGGCAAGTTGCCGATTCTGGGCGTGTGTCTGGGGCATCAGAGTATTGGCCAGGCCTTTGGGGGCAAGGTGGTGCGGGCCCGCCAGGTGATGCACGGAAAGACTTCGCCGATCTACCATAGTGGGGTGGGCATCTTCCGTGACCTGCCGTCGCCCTATACAGCGACGCGGTACCATTCGCTGGTGGTGGAGAAAGACAGCCTGCCGGATTGTCTGGAGATTACCGCCTGGACTCAGCACGACGACGGCAGCATGGACGAGATCATGGGCATGCGACACAAGACCCTGCCCATCGAAGGGGTGCAGTATCACCCCGAGTCCATTCTCAGTGAGCACGGCCATGCTTTGCTCGATAATTTTCTGAAAGGAGAGCAAGGCGCATGA